The following coding sequences lie in one Marinobacter sp. ANT_B65 genomic window:
- a CDS encoding methionine ABC transporter permease, whose protein sequence is MEALLSNVDWPEIGIASWDTLVMVGMSLLFSVLAGLPIGVLLFLTGKRQLLEQPVAYAVLSFVVNVLRSVPFIILLIVMIPFTVMLIGTSLGVAGAIPPLVAGGAPFFARLVETSLREVDRGIIEATQAMGASVRQIIFGALLPEALPGIIAGITVTAITLVSYAAMSGVIGGGGLGDLAIRFGYQRFQTDVMVITVALLVIFVQVLQMVGDRLVLYFSRK, encoded by the coding sequence ATGGAAGCCTTGTTGAGTAATGTGGACTGGCCGGAAATTGGCATAGCCAGCTGGGACACCCTGGTCATGGTGGGTATGTCGCTGCTGTTCAGTGTACTGGCTGGCCTGCCGATCGGTGTGCTGTTGTTTCTTACGGGCAAACGCCAGTTGCTGGAGCAGCCTGTTGCCTACGCTGTGTTGTCATTTGTAGTGAATGTGCTGCGCTCGGTGCCCTTTATCATCCTGTTGATTGTGATGATTCCGTTTACGGTGATGCTAATAGGCACCTCTCTGGGCGTGGCAGGTGCCATTCCGCCGCTGGTGGCAGGCGGAGCGCCTTTCTTTGCCCGGCTGGTGGAGACCTCGTTGCGGGAAGTTGACCGGGGCATTATTGAGGCGACCCAGGCAATGGGAGCCAGCGTGCGCCAGATCATTTTCGGAGCCTTGCTGCCAGAGGCGCTTCCGGGCATCATCGCCGGCATTACTGTTACGGCCATAACGCTGGTGTCCTACGCAGCCATGTCCGGTGTTATCGGCGGTGGCGGACTGGGTGATCTGGCGATTCGTTTCGGTTATCAGCGTTTTCAGACGGATGTGATGGTGATCACTGTGGCGCTGCTGGTTATTTTTGTGCAGGTTTTGCAGATGGTCGGTGATCGTCTGGTTCTGTATTTCAGTCGTAAGTAG
- a CDS encoding nitrate- and nitrite sensing domain-containing protein, giving the protein MSTKRDAVPDIPKAADYLIASKTCELMSLQYFLQMGRLVPCISSLVHGLQRERGASNVFLGSAGETYVNERQVLSEESDRLRAEFEQALAEIHQELTGHPVSSRLLNQIASALHSLEGLGELRRCVVARKITAESATQDYSCLIHHLIAVVFEAADTAVDPTIAGPLVAMVHIMNGKEFCGQERAVGSAGFSSGRFSRALSQRMAHLCEAQERCLEVFSNFADAGSLALWQEVCGHDRESEIARLRRLSLSVGSFKDPGSQLADQWFKLMTERIDALKRVEDSVEGCFHASCIERFGDARNSLAHQETLIASLDTEGASTQPVLVLCDSGSGGNTGDAFSSGGVSQQTGRSIFDLVQEQTRRLRQMNDELQSAREALEDRKTQEKAVLLLMQHRRISNDEAHRVLRKLAMDQGKKLSDVARALVSMADVLK; this is encoded by the coding sequence ATGAGTACCAAACGTGATGCTGTGCCCGATATACCCAAAGCAGCGGATTACCTGATCGCATCCAAAACCTGCGAACTCATGAGCCTGCAGTACTTTCTCCAGATGGGCCGGTTGGTCCCCTGTATCAGCAGTCTGGTACATGGGCTTCAGCGTGAACGTGGCGCGTCTAATGTTTTTCTCGGCTCCGCCGGTGAGACGTATGTAAATGAACGGCAGGTGCTATCGGAGGAATCAGATCGGTTGAGGGCAGAGTTCGAGCAGGCGTTGGCTGAAATCCATCAGGAACTCACGGGGCACCCGGTAAGCAGCCGATTGCTGAATCAGATTGCGAGCGCCCTGCACAGCCTTGAAGGCCTTGGTGAGTTGAGGCGTTGTGTCGTTGCCCGGAAAATCACTGCGGAATCAGCTACCCAGGACTACAGCTGTCTTATACATCACCTCATTGCTGTTGTGTTTGAGGCCGCGGATACGGCTGTAGACCCCACAATCGCCGGGCCGCTGGTCGCTATGGTCCACATCATGAATGGGAAGGAGTTCTGTGGACAAGAGCGGGCGGTTGGCTCTGCCGGGTTTTCAAGTGGTCGCTTCAGTCGTGCACTATCACAGCGCATGGCGCACCTGTGCGAGGCACAGGAACGCTGTCTGGAGGTGTTTTCCAACTTTGCGGATGCAGGTTCACTGGCTCTCTGGCAGGAAGTTTGCGGGCATGATCGTGAGAGCGAAATTGCGCGGCTGAGGCGTCTTTCATTGTCCGTAGGGTCCTTCAAAGATCCTGGCTCGCAGTTGGCAGATCAGTGGTTCAAGCTGATGACAGAACGTATCGATGCGTTGAAAAGGGTGGAGGATTCCGTGGAAGGCTGTTTTCACGCGAGCTGTATTGAGCGTTTTGGTGACGCCCGAAACTCCCTGGCGCACCAGGAGACGCTGATTGCGTCACTGGATACTGAAGGGGCATCAACTCAGCCGGTATTGGTTCTTTGTGACTCAGGCAGCGGTGGCAATACAGGCGATGCATTCTCAAGCGGAGGAGTCAGCCAGCAGACTGGCCGTTCCATCTTTGACCTGGTGCAGGAACAAACCCGTCGTCTGCGGCAGATGAACGATGAGCTTCAAAGTGCCAGGGAAGCTCTCGAAGACCGCAAGACTCAGGAGAAGGCAGTTTTACTGTTGATGCAGCATCGCCGGATCAGCAACGATGAAGCCCACCGGGTTCTTCGGAAGCTGGCAATGGATCAGGGCAAAAAACTCTCTGATGTTGCGCGGGCGCTGGTTTCTATGGCGGATGTGTTGAAGTAA
- a CDS encoding ExbD/TolR family protein, whose amino-acid sequence MQLKPSAINVSSMQLVEPRPNRPIPIRITPLIDVVFILLVFFMLTSRLLPVDHLELANNTDGRSTITGEPLPLLVVTESGEVEWQEFTLPISQLLPELRNAGISEVNLTTAPDTQLNLFTSTLGELSRNGIQTHWKRATEETP is encoded by the coding sequence ATGCAACTGAAGCCCTCAGCAATCAACGTTTCGTCCATGCAACTGGTTGAACCACGGCCCAACCGGCCAATACCGATCCGTATAACACCACTGATTGATGTGGTGTTCATCCTGCTGGTATTTTTCATGCTGACCAGCCGCCTGTTACCGGTGGATCACCTGGAACTTGCCAACAACACAGACGGCCGAAGCACCATAACAGGCGAGCCATTGCCCCTGCTGGTCGTTACGGAGAGTGGAGAAGTAGAGTGGCAGGAGTTCACTCTTCCAATCAGCCAGTTGCTGCCTGAGCTTCGCAATGCTGGCATCTCCGAAGTAAACCTGACTACCGCACCGGATACTCAGCTGAACCTGTTCACATCCACCCTGGGCGAACTGTCCCGTAATGGCATTCAAACCCACTGGAAACGTGCGACAGAAGAAACACCATGA
- a CDS encoding MotA/TolQ/ExbB proton channel family protein, which produces MSDFLAPLGSAVTDGPLNQLLAMGGPVMMVLLAMAVLGLVTFVYLMLLGALYAPRLSRKLKNIIAQWQQNPSEVNPQAVREQTGGLAKLNPLQNLVINTIEARQKNQDDRHIRETSARDAQHGLEPFEAPLKIIEVIAALAPLLGLLGTVLGMMEAFSAMAATEGRANASQLSGGIYEALTTTAAGLVVAIPFAALAAWIEFRLRRIHKVVNSTLVSVLTVTPEAFSAQQEVVSEAVNEAPAAASRPRAESQEKHATEALSNQRFVHATG; this is translated from the coding sequence ATGAGCGATTTTCTGGCGCCCCTCGGCTCCGCAGTGACTGATGGCCCTCTCAACCAACTGTTAGCCATGGGCGGGCCAGTTATGATGGTGCTGCTTGCAATGGCAGTACTGGGCCTGGTCACGTTTGTTTACCTGATGTTGTTAGGCGCTCTTTATGCGCCCAGATTGTCCAGGAAACTTAAAAATATTATTGCGCAGTGGCAACAGAACCCTTCTGAGGTAAACCCTCAAGCGGTCCGTGAACAGACTGGCGGCCTGGCAAAACTGAACCCTTTACAGAATCTGGTCATCAATACCATTGAGGCACGCCAGAAAAATCAGGACGACCGCCATATTCGCGAAACCTCGGCGCGGGATGCCCAGCATGGACTCGAGCCATTTGAAGCACCCCTGAAGATTATCGAAGTGATCGCCGCCCTTGCACCCTTGCTCGGCCTTCTGGGAACCGTGCTGGGGATGATGGAAGCCTTTAGTGCCATGGCGGCAACAGAAGGCCGCGCCAATGCATCACAACTAAGCGGTGGCATTTATGAAGCGCTGACCACAACCGCCGCAGGCCTTGTCGTTGCCATTCCATTCGCAGCCCTGGCAGCATGGATAGAATTCCGTTTACGGCGTATCCACAAAGTCGTAAACAGCACACTGGTTTCTGTACTGACTGTAACCCCGGAAGCCTTTTCCGCTCAGCAGGAAGTCGTAAGTGAGGCGGTGAATGAAGCCCCGGCGGCAGCCAGCCGGCCCCGGGCGGAATCACAGGAAAAGCATGCAACTGAAGCCCTCAGCAATCAACGTTTCGTCCATGCAACTGGTTGA
- a CDS encoding bifunctional protein-serine/threonine kinase/phosphatase — MTSQLSVTIGQHSEKGRKPVNQDFHGLIAPDNHQLFSKGIAVAIADGISSSNVSQIASEATVKGILSDYYSTPDSWSVKQSTERVLRASNSWLHAQTRQSRYRYDQDRGYICTLSVLILKSATAHLFHVGDARIYRLQGSSLEQLTTDHRVWLSRDDSCLNRAMGLNPHLDIDYQTLPLWPGDTFVLVTDGVYEHLPGHDMARIIQESASDLDAAARQLTETAFRNGSEDNLSAQIVRVDSIPARKSSEEVTRDAYQLPFAPELISGQMLDNYRILRQIHTSSRSHVYLAVDQASDQQIALKVPAMEMQQDPGALDLFATEQWVAQRISSPHVVKPFAPERQRSCLYLATEYVQGTSLKQWLLDNPKPGLETVRQLVEQIARGLRAFHRLEMVHQDLKPENILIDKQGTVVLIDFGATRIAGLQELQEHDEPSWPRGAALYSAPEAFLGEPVSWLADQFSLGVITYQLLTGQLPYGTRVPGIRNRSQLHRLSYHPARLHREDLPGWVDEALARALHPEPHKRYPALSEFLFDLRQPSQHWNQQHRKPLIERHPVAFWQGLSALLLLALMLSFAFRP; from the coding sequence ATGACGAGCCAGCTCTCAGTTACTATCGGCCAGCATTCGGAAAAAGGCCGCAAGCCGGTTAATCAGGACTTTCATGGATTGATAGCCCCGGATAATCATCAGCTCTTCTCCAAGGGCATCGCAGTGGCCATTGCCGACGGCATCAGCTCCAGCAACGTCAGCCAGATTGCCAGCGAAGCCACGGTTAAGGGTATTTTGAGTGACTATTATTCGACCCCGGACAGCTGGTCGGTCAAACAGTCCACTGAGAGAGTTCTGCGGGCCAGTAATTCCTGGCTGCATGCCCAGACCCGCCAAAGCCGCTACAGGTATGATCAGGACCGTGGTTATATCTGCACACTCAGTGTTCTGATTCTGAAATCTGCCACGGCCCACCTGTTTCACGTGGGAGACGCCCGGATTTACCGGTTACAGGGGAGTTCTCTGGAACAGCTGACCACCGATCACCGGGTCTGGCTGTCCCGGGATGACAGTTGCCTGAACCGGGCCATGGGCCTGAATCCGCACCTGGACATTGATTACCAGACCCTTCCGTTATGGCCCGGTGATACATTTGTGCTGGTGACTGATGGCGTATATGAGCACCTGCCCGGGCATGACATGGCCCGGATCATTCAGGAATCTGCCAGCGATCTGGACGCTGCGGCCAGACAGCTCACCGAAACAGCCTTCCGCAATGGCAGCGAAGATAACCTGAGCGCACAGATTGTGCGGGTAGATTCGATACCCGCCAGAAAAAGCAGCGAAGAAGTCACCCGGGATGCGTACCAGTTGCCGTTCGCTCCGGAACTGATATCCGGACAGATGCTGGATAACTACCGGATTCTCCGCCAGATTCATACCAGCAGCCGCAGCCATGTCTATCTGGCGGTGGACCAGGCCAGCGATCAACAGATTGCCCTGAAAGTACCTGCCATGGAAATGCAGCAGGACCCCGGGGCTCTGGACCTCTTCGCTACCGAACAATGGGTAGCCCAGCGCATCAGCAGCCCCCATGTAGTGAAGCCCTTTGCTCCGGAGCGACAACGCAGTTGCCTTTATCTCGCTACCGAATACGTGCAGGGGACCAGCCTCAAGCAATGGCTGCTGGACAACCCGAAGCCTGGTCTGGAAACAGTACGCCAGTTGGTAGAACAGATAGCCAGGGGACTACGGGCTTTTCATCGGCTGGAAATGGTGCATCAGGATCTGAAACCGGAAAATATTCTTATCGATAAACAGGGCACAGTGGTACTGATCGACTTCGGAGCCACCCGTATCGCCGGCCTTCAGGAACTCCAGGAGCATGACGAACCCTCCTGGCCCCGGGGTGCAGCACTCTACAGCGCACCAGAGGCTTTTCTTGGAGAACCCGTCAGCTGGCTGGCTGACCAGTTTTCCCTTGGTGTGATCACGTATCAGTTGCTGACTGGCCAATTACCCTATGGCACCCGCGTCCCGGGAATCCGCAACCGGAGCCAGTTACATCGGCTCAGCTATCATCCCGCCCGTCTGCACCGGGAAGACCTGCCCGGCTGGGTTGATGAGGCTCTGGCCCGCGCCCTGCATCCCGAACCCCACAAACGCTATCCGGCCCTGTCGGAATTCCTGTTTGATCTGCGCCAGCCCAGCCAACACTGGAATCAGCAGCACCGTAAACCCCTGATCGAACGCCATCCGGTAGCCTTCTGGCAAGGGCTGTCGGCTCTACTGCTGCTCGCTCTGATGCTGTCGTTCGCTTTTCGCCCGTGA
- a CDS encoding sulfite exporter TauE/SafE family protein, which produces MEITLLPESLSLSVALFLLGSSVITSMITASLGAGGGVLLLILMASWMPAAAIIPVHGMIQLGSNSGRMALTWKHIDWRVIAAFVPGVIAGAIAGAWLLVSLPAYLWQLTIAMFVLYLCWGPALPKGAFGSTGIFMASAVTSFVSLFVGATGPLVAAFIKQIHGDRFQVVATFATAMVLQHAPKALVFGMAGFVFAHWLPFILAMITCGFAGTWLGLRLLNSIDNRWFSKALNLVLTILALRLLWQASLAAGWWL; this is translated from the coding sequence ATGGAAATAACACTGCTGCCAGAAAGCCTGAGCCTTTCGGTGGCGCTTTTCCTGCTCGGCAGCTCGGTTATTACCTCAATGATCACCGCTAGTCTGGGCGCAGGCGGGGGTGTTCTCCTGCTGATACTGATGGCCTCATGGATGCCCGCAGCGGCAATCATACCGGTCCATGGCATGATACAGCTGGGCTCCAACAGCGGCCGTATGGCGCTAACCTGGAAGCATATCGACTGGCGGGTTATTGCTGCCTTTGTCCCGGGCGTTATCGCCGGGGCAATCGCCGGCGCCTGGCTATTGGTAAGCCTGCCGGCCTATCTGTGGCAGCTGACCATTGCCATGTTTGTGCTTTATCTGTGCTGGGGCCCGGCGCTGCCGAAAGGTGCGTTTGGCAGTACCGGTATTTTCATGGCATCAGCAGTCACCAGCTTCGTGAGCCTTTTCGTGGGTGCCACCGGCCCTCTGGTGGCGGCGTTCATAAAACAGATCCATGGAGACAGGTTTCAGGTGGTTGCAACCTTTGCGACTGCGATGGTTCTGCAGCACGCCCCAAAAGCCCTGGTATTCGGCATGGCCGGGTTTGTTTTCGCGCACTGGCTGCCCTTCATCCTTGCCATGATTACCTGTGGTTTTGCCGGCACCTGGCTGGGATTGCGCCTCCTGAATTCTATCGATAACCGCTGGTTCAGTAAGGCACTCAACCTGGTTCTGACCATCCTGGCTTTGCGCTTGCTCTGGCAAGCCAGCCTGGCAGCAGGCTGGTGGCTCTGA
- a CDS encoding formate/nitrite transporter family protein, whose product MSYIMPSEFVTKMVDAGESKIYMATRDVLIRAFMAGAILALAAVFAITVAVQTGSPLAGAMLFPVGFCMLYLMGFDLLTGVFMLTPLALLDKRPGVDVKGILRNWGWVFLGNFGGALTVAIIMAFVFTYGFNTDPGAVGDKIASVGKVRTLGYAEYGVAGWITIFLRGMLCNWMVSMGVVGAMISTTVPGKVMAMWMPIMLFFYMGFEHSIVNMFLFPFALMMGGEFSIMDYFFWNEVPTVLGNLVGGLSFTGLTLYTTHIRTAPKRIIPGSYTGELARSN is encoded by the coding sequence ATGTCTTACATCATGCCTTCGGAATTCGTCACCAAAATGGTGGACGCCGGTGAATCAAAAATCTACATGGCCACACGGGACGTGCTGATCCGGGCCTTCATGGCCGGTGCTATTCTGGCTCTGGCCGCAGTGTTTGCCATTACCGTCGCCGTTCAGACCGGCAGCCCGCTGGCGGGGGCCATGCTGTTCCCTGTGGGCTTCTGCATGCTGTACCTGATGGGCTTTGATCTGCTCACCGGGGTATTCATGCTGACGCCTCTGGCCCTGCTGGACAAACGCCCGGGAGTTGATGTCAAAGGCATACTCCGCAACTGGGGCTGGGTGTTCCTGGGTAATTTTGGCGGCGCACTGACAGTGGCCATCATCATGGCGTTTGTCTTCACCTACGGTTTCAACACAGACCCCGGTGCTGTTGGCGACAAAATTGCCAGCGTAGGCAAGGTACGGACCCTGGGTTATGCCGAATACGGAGTTGCTGGCTGGATAACAATTTTCCTGCGCGGCATGCTGTGCAACTGGATGGTTTCCATGGGCGTAGTTGGCGCCATGATTTCAACAACAGTCCCTGGCAAGGTAATGGCTATGTGGATGCCAATCATGCTGTTCTTCTACATGGGCTTTGAGCACTCTATCGTCAACATGTTCCTGTTCCCGTTTGCCCTGATGATGGGCGGCGAGTTCTCCATCATGGACTACTTCTTCTGGAATGAGGTCCCGACTGTACTGGGCAACCTCGTAGGCGGCCTGTCCTTTACCGGTCTCACCCTGTACACAACTCACATCCGTACGGCACCCAAGCGCATCATACCAGGCAGCTACACTGGCGAACTGGCCCGCTCCAACTGA
- a CDS encoding transglycosylase SLT domain-containing protein has protein sequence MISRFASLRQLTLTFILITSGQTSVLAEEGTIEDEPAEAAGWTAIVRDSPYWASQGVYQNILTIRRWVLKEKGYCSSAERHILFDMRGQFLGWISNGTDRAATQKRLNDTRQSLHEKGRTEDWIAGDPDTKGYPFALACDQPHVNLDLAKDRYLGIQTRDRVWGVWDDLSFASREQPGSLHDALMYVVQHRSGQNRFALPEVLPRYLAGQILIESGGQAKAHSRANAKGILQLSPSALNDCQIKPGNYWHRLAQIDCALRLMHQNARNLRPAFEERFGHLPENKRNELFVLLLVQAYHGGAGRIQALLDDETLAKPAEYFAANHQRFTAGDIAFGMVFHNLGRDRLGLASLYYVADVQLATEALCLTPQLEPTEFCSWK, from the coding sequence ATGATCTCAAGATTCGCAAGCTTGCGTCAGCTCACCCTCACTTTCATCCTGATCACATCAGGGCAGACATCCGTTCTGGCGGAAGAGGGGACGATTGAGGATGAACCTGCGGAGGCTGCAGGCTGGACTGCCATTGTCCGGGACTCGCCTTACTGGGCGAGCCAGGGCGTTTATCAGAACATTCTTACCATCCGCCGCTGGGTGCTGAAAGAGAAGGGCTACTGCTCAAGCGCTGAGCGCCATATCCTGTTCGACATGCGTGGGCAATTTCTGGGCTGGATCAGCAACGGGACCGACCGCGCAGCAACCCAGAAGCGCCTGAACGATACCCGCCAGTCGCTACACGAAAAAGGGCGGACCGAAGACTGGATTGCCGGCGACCCTGACACCAAAGGCTACCCGTTTGCACTGGCCTGTGATCAGCCCCATGTAAATCTGGACCTCGCCAAAGACCGCTATCTGGGCATCCAGACCAGGGATCGCGTATGGGGTGTCTGGGACGACCTGTCCTTCGCAAGCCGCGAACAGCCCGGATCACTTCATGATGCGCTGATGTACGTCGTACAACACAGGAGCGGACAGAACCGCTTTGCCCTGCCGGAGGTACTGCCCAGATACCTGGCCGGGCAAATCCTGATTGAAAGCGGCGGGCAAGCAAAAGCGCACTCCCGGGCCAACGCCAAAGGTATTCTTCAGCTTTCTCCTTCGGCACTGAACGACTGCCAGATCAAACCCGGGAACTACTGGCACCGGCTGGCTCAGATTGATTGCGCCTTGCGCCTGATGCATCAGAATGCCCGCAACTTGCGGCCTGCCTTCGAAGAGCGTTTTGGTCACCTGCCGGAAAATAAACGCAATGAACTTTTTGTGTTGTTGCTGGTGCAGGCATACCACGGTGGGGCAGGCCGTATTCAGGCGCTTCTTGATGACGAGACACTGGCAAAGCCAGCAGAATATTTTGCTGCCAATCACCAGCGCTTTACTGCCGGCGACATCGCATTCGGCATGGTATTTCATAATCTTGGCCGGGACCGGCTGGGGCTGGCGTCACTGTATTACGTGGCTGATGTACAGCTGGCAACCGAGGCCCTGTGCCTGACACCTCAACTGGAACCCACTGAGTTCTGCTCATGGAAATAA
- a CDS encoding ExbD/TolR family protein: protein MIELVPPPSTSGKSLMERVEDALLPLINLVFLLLMFFIVAGQLADDPLPDLPATPPSAEQHSPHADLFVDAEGSWRVSGETLDEQTILQRLPEPDAQNPLKIAADSAITMADLEALLRTLEQGGFEEILLLTEPET from the coding sequence ATGATTGAACTGGTCCCACCACCATCCACCTCAGGCAAGTCTCTGATGGAGCGGGTGGAAGATGCCCTGCTGCCACTTATCAACCTGGTTTTCCTGCTGTTGATGTTTTTCATCGTTGCGGGGCAGCTTGCAGACGACCCTTTACCTGACCTGCCAGCGACTCCTCCGAGTGCCGAGCAACACTCGCCCCATGCCGATCTGTTTGTAGACGCGGAAGGAAGCTGGCGAGTCAGCGGTGAAACACTGGATGAGCAAACCATCCTTCAGCGACTGCCAGAACCGGATGCGCAGAACCCGCTTAAGATCGCTGCTGACAGCGCCATTACCATGGCCGATCTTGAAGCCCTTTTACGAACGTTGGAGCAGGGCGGTTTCGAGGAAATTCTGCTACTGACGGAGCCTGAAACATGA
- a CDS encoding energy transducer TonB yields MKDTGRAARMGLLAISVVLSAGILLAAAPEKPIELNQLGNAAVNTVPAVKISLAGKSAPAPAEKAEPEAVQETKPKPKPKPKPKPKPKPKPEKKPTPTPEPEPEPEPEPEPEPEMVAEPETAAATDVQTDSPATETAASDTSEPAPENGDAQSQSSVPLQNAGDPSAVDDYLAKLSRHLSRFYEYPRRARRLGQEGAPVITFEFRRDGSLVGHSLRQTSGHTLLDEAALAMLKQAAPLPPVPAGMAGRTFTYALPVRFSLR; encoded by the coding sequence ATGAAGGACACCGGAAGAGCGGCTCGCATGGGCCTGCTGGCAATCTCCGTTGTTCTGAGCGCAGGCATTCTCCTGGCGGCCGCACCGGAAAAACCCATTGAGCTGAACCAGCTCGGCAACGCGGCCGTCAATACAGTACCCGCCGTCAAAATCTCGCTTGCGGGGAAATCCGCACCTGCGCCCGCAGAAAAAGCCGAGCCAGAAGCTGTACAGGAAACCAAGCCAAAGCCAAAGCCAAAGCCAAAGCCAAAGCCAAAGCCAAAGCCAAAGCCTGAAAAGAAACCGACTCCCACGCCAGAGCCAGAGCCAGAGCCAGAGCCAGAGCCAGAGCCAGAGCCAGAGATGGTAGCGGAGCCAGAGACAGCTGCAGCTACCGACGTACAAACGGATAGCCCGGCAACAGAGACGGCAGCCAGCGACACTTCAGAGCCCGCCCCCGAAAATGGCGACGCCCAGTCACAGTCGTCTGTGCCATTGCAGAATGCCGGTGATCCGTCCGCGGTTGACGATTACCTGGCGAAACTCAGCAGGCACCTCTCGCGTTTTTATGAGTACCCCCGCAGGGCCCGCAGGCTCGGCCAGGAAGGCGCTCCGGTCATAACCTTCGAATTTCGCCGGGACGGCTCACTTGTTGGTCATAGCCTGCGCCAAACATCCGGACACACACTGCTGGACGAAGCAGCCCTCGCCATGCTCAAACAGGCTGCACCTCTGCCCCCTGTACCCGCAGGCATGGCCGGCCGAACGTTTACCTATGCACTTCCTGTAAGATTCAGCTTGCGCTGA
- a CDS encoding methionine ABC transporter ATP-binding protein: protein MIVFNQVQKSYQVGGRAIPALYPTDMTIETGEVFGIVGHSGAGKSTLVRLINLLEPPTGGDILIDDENITRYSAAELRAFRRKVGMIFQHFNLLSSKTVSDNIAFPMKLAGIYSKAEIRDRVQELLARVSLTDHADKYPSQLSGGQKQRVGIARALACRPTILLCDEATSALDPQTTQSVLRLLAEINKELGLTIVLITHEMDVVRRVCDRVAVMDGGRIVEMGPVSDVFLHPKHPTTRDFVFESENVDSEERQQDLQKANGRILRLTFRGESTYQPLLGSVARASGVDFSILSGRIDHIKDTPYGQLTLSLVGGDLDLAMSALEAADVHVEVVR from the coding sequence GTGATTGTATTTAACCAGGTACAGAAGTCGTATCAGGTGGGCGGCCGGGCGATCCCCGCGCTGTATCCGACCGATATGACCATCGAAACCGGTGAGGTTTTCGGTATCGTCGGGCATTCCGGGGCTGGCAAGTCCACCCTGGTTCGCCTGATCAATCTGTTGGAACCGCCTACTGGCGGCGATATTCTGATTGATGACGAGAACATCACCCGATACAGCGCTGCTGAACTGCGAGCGTTTCGCCGTAAAGTCGGCATGATTTTCCAGCACTTCAATCTGCTTTCCTCAAAAACCGTTTCGGATAATATTGCCTTCCCGATGAAGCTGGCAGGCATCTATTCCAAAGCGGAAATCCGGGATCGTGTGCAGGAGCTGCTGGCCCGTGTCAGCCTTACTGACCACGCAGACAAGTATCCTTCACAGCTTTCCGGTGGCCAGAAACAACGTGTCGGCATCGCCCGGGCTCTGGCCTGCAGGCCTACGATTCTTCTGTGTGACGAAGCCACCAGCGCTCTGGATCCGCAGACGACCCAGTCTGTGCTCCGGTTGTTGGCAGAGATCAACAAGGAGCTGGGTCTTACCATTGTCCTGATAACACACGAAATGGATGTGGTACGCCGGGTCTGTGACCGCGTTGCTGTGATGGATGGTGGCCGGATAGTGGAAATGGGGCCGGTCAGCGATGTATTCCTGCACCCGAAACACCCAACCACCCGGGATTTCGTGTTCGAGAGTGAAAATGTCGATAGCGAGGAACGCCAGCAGGATCTGCAAAAAGCCAATGGCCGTATCCTGCGTCTGACGTTCAGAGGTGAGTCCACATACCAGCCGTTGCTGGGCAGCGTTGCGCGGGCCTCGGGAGTGGATTTCAGCATTCTCTCCGGCCGCATTGATCACATCAAGGACACGCCCTACGGCCAGCTGACTCTGTCACTGGTAGGCGGCGACCTGGATCTTGCCATGAGCGCGCTGGAAGCTGCCGATGTTCACGTGGAGGTGGTTCGCTGA